The following proteins are co-located in the Nitrospira sp. genome:
- a CDS encoding DUF4157 domain-containing protein — MTDRLPHIWTGALPPLVHEVLASPGEPLEGGLRVQMESRFGHDFGKVRVHHDGKSAASAAAVQARAYTVGHEIVLGAGAAGLRSGDTLPLLGHELAHVVQQDRAAPTSGRNGLLQRSGLEVSEEGPASSPPVGLPEPDCDTRVADLFLLGAIYCPQRPECCFAQVHDRNNRNLTGIFRADHQLEGKPDCEFGDQKHHDFWLANQWRILEITTSEMTVMNMCGREETLDVEGIGSLKGEPASAVVPGRTSSLTPMPPNIVDHTQGMWGKTHKIHYDDQCHSLHFVPNEPGKETKVYRWDSGQGSFVNEKDPTDTKTSGQLERIAGIVLKEYKDGEWQGGNCGDLPRWAL, encoded by the coding sequence GTGACAGACAGACTCCCGCACATTTGGACCGGCGCCCTCCCACCCCTCGTCCATGAGGTGCTTGCGTCGCCGGGGGAACCGCTGGAAGGCGGACTCCGCGTACAGATGGAGTCGCGTTTCGGACATGACTTTGGGAAGGTGCGTGTGCATCACGATGGCAAGTCGGCGGCTTCGGCTGCGGCGGTTCAGGCCAGGGCTTACACGGTCGGGCATGAGATTGTGTTAGGGGCGGGCGCGGCCGGTCTCAGGAGTGGGGACACCCTGCCGCTGCTCGGCCACGAACTGGCGCACGTGGTGCAACAGGACAGGGCGGCACCCACATCGGGGCGTAACGGCTTGCTGCAACGTTCAGGACTTGAGGTGTCGGAAGAAGGACCAGCCTCATCGCCACCCGTGGGACTGCCCGAGCCGGATTGCGACACCCGCGTGGCGGATCTGTTTCTGCTCGGAGCGATTTACTGCCCCCAGCGACCGGAATGCTGTTTCGCCCAGGTGCATGATAGGAACAATAGAAACCTCACGGGCATCTTTCGAGCAGACCATCAGCTGGAGGGCAAGCCGGACTGCGAGTTCGGTGACCAGAAACACCACGATTTCTGGTTGGCGAACCAATGGAGAATTCTTGAGATCACCACCTCGGAGATGACCGTGATGAACATGTGCGGACGGGAGGAGACGTTGGATGTGGAAGGAATCGGTTCGCTCAAGGGAGAGCCGGCCTCGGCCGTCGTTCCCGGTCGTACCTCTTCCTTGACGCCGATGCCGCCGAACATCGTCGATCATACCCAGGGTATGTGGGGAAAAACACACAAGATTCATTACGATGACCAGTGTCACTCTCTCCATTTTGTCCCCAATGAACCGGGTAAAGAAACCAAGGTCTACCGTTGGGATTCCGGGCAGGGGAGCTTCGTGAACGAGAAGGATCCGACCGATACCAAGACCTCCGGTCAACTCGAGCGAATTGCCGGGATCGTGTTGAAGGAATACAAAGACGGCGAGTGGCAAGGAGGGAACTGCGGGGATCTTCCGAGGTGGGCTTTGTGA
- a CDS encoding radical SAM protein, whose product MQGPAGQYPTLQVHPGRRCNLQCLHCYSDSGPAVTEQLEIDLLEQVVADAAAIGYRVMSVSGGEPLLYPGLARLLRAAHASGLVTTVTTNGMLLDQRQLNVLEADCDLVAISLDGIPESHNFMRNSARAFDDMCARLAALRTSGIPFGFIFTLTFHNVHELEWVADFAVEQGASLLQLHPLEPVGRATCRLGESYPDGEENAAALCEAGRIRELYEGKLEVQIDLATVPAMREHPTRVFVREATLCGAQTVADVIAPLVIETSGLVSPLQYGFPRAWAWGNIKDRSLPDLAADWLARDYAAFLTLCRLVYEQAVRKDDEPVLNWYEQVYAAALQFSPAQARDHLMQTCTSERSSQ is encoded by the coding sequence GTGCAAGGACCAGCCGGACAGTACCCGACATTGCAGGTCCATCCGGGCCGACGATGCAACCTGCAATGCTTGCATTGTTACTCCGATTCGGGACCGGCGGTGACTGAACAGTTGGAGATCGATCTGCTGGAGCAAGTGGTCGCCGATGCGGCCGCCATCGGATACAGGGTCATGTCGGTGTCTGGCGGCGAGCCCCTACTGTATCCCGGACTCGCCCGACTCCTACGTGCAGCCCATGCCTCCGGCCTCGTGACCACCGTCACGACGAACGGCATGCTTCTCGATCAACGCCAATTGAACGTCCTGGAGGCTGATTGCGACCTGGTCGCGATCAGCCTCGACGGCATCCCGGAATCTCACAACTTCATGCGGAACTCCGCGCGCGCATTCGACGACATGTGCGCGCGTTTGGCGGCACTCCGCACCTCCGGCATCCCCTTCGGGTTTATCTTCACGCTCACGTTTCACAACGTACACGAGTTGGAGTGGGTCGCAGATTTTGCCGTCGAGCAGGGCGCCTCCCTTCTGCAGCTCCATCCGCTTGAACCTGTCGGCAGAGCCACCTGCAGGCTGGGCGAATCCTATCCTGACGGCGAAGAGAATGCGGCAGCCCTCTGCGAGGCCGGACGTATCCGCGAGTTGTACGAGGGCAAGCTGGAAGTGCAAATCGATCTCGCGACAGTTCCGGCCATGCGGGAACATCCCACGCGCGTCTTCGTGAGGGAAGCCACATTGTGTGGTGCACAGACCGTGGCCGACGTCATTGCCCCGCTGGTGATCGAAACCAGCGGCCTCGTCTCACCGTTGCAGTATGGATTTCCTCGCGCCTGGGCCTGGGGAAACATCAAGGACCGATCGTTGCCGGATCTTGCCGCAGACTGGCTCGCCCGCGACTACGCAGCCTTCCTCACGCTCTGCCGCCTCGTCTATGAACAGGCGGTGCGCAAGGACGATGAGCCGGTCTTGAATTGGTACGAACAAGTCTATGCCGCGGCCCTGCAATTTTCTCCCGCGCAGGCGCGCGACCACCTGATGCAGACCTGTACATCCGAAAGAAGCAGTCAGTAG
- a CDS encoding DUF72 domain-containing protein, with amino-acid sequence MTLSPLIRFGTSTWTYEGWKGQIYTRTYTKTGFTRDCLGEFCQYLYKGEPLFRTVGNDATFYRPTMVNQLIRYLGQIPEDFEMCAKVWEEITIPTYATHARYGIKAGQRNPNFLNADAFIKLVLQPYRDARFGPHAGPFLFEFQRHGLSVQEFCSGLDGFFARLPKDFRYAVEIRNAGMLGHQYHEVLRRHGVAHVYNHWTFMPSLAEQHQRMGTFTAPFSVFRLQTPLKMTHEAAKTRAEPYNRIVGELPEMRQDTVRLVRQAASENRTTYVLVNNRAEGNAPLTIQALVESLRE; translated from the coding sequence ATGACACTCTCTCCCCTGATCCGCTTCGGCACCTCCACCTGGACCTATGAAGGCTGGAAGGGGCAGATCTATACTCGCACCTATACGAAAACCGGCTTCACACGCGACTGTCTCGGGGAATTCTGCCAATATCTCTACAAAGGCGAGCCACTCTTTCGCACCGTGGGGAATGATGCGACATTTTACCGGCCTACCATGGTCAACCAGCTCATCCGTTATCTAGGTCAGATTCCGGAAGACTTCGAGATGTGCGCCAAGGTCTGGGAAGAAATCACCATCCCCACCTATGCCACACATGCCAGGTACGGGATCAAAGCCGGACAGCGGAATCCGAACTTTCTCAACGCGGACGCCTTCATCAAGCTGGTTTTACAGCCCTATCGGGACGCACGATTCGGCCCGCACGCAGGGCCGTTCCTATTCGAATTTCAACGCCACGGACTGTCCGTCCAAGAATTCTGCAGCGGATTAGACGGGTTCTTCGCACGCCTGCCGAAAGACTTTCGGTATGCCGTTGAAATCCGGAATGCGGGGATGCTGGGCCATCAGTACCACGAGGTGCTCAGGCGACATGGCGTGGCGCATGTTTACAATCACTGGACCTTCATGCCGTCCCTCGCCGAACAGCATCAACGGATGGGGACCTTTACCGCACCGTTCAGTGTGTTTCGTCTCCAGACCCCGCTCAAGATGACTCACGAGGCGGCAAAGACACGTGCCGAACCGTACAACAGGATTGTTGGTGAGTTGCCGGAAATGCGACAGGACACGGTACGGCTCGTTCGACAAGCAGCCAGCGAAAATCGAACCACCTATGTGCTGGTCAACAACCGGGCGGAAGGCAATGCGCCCCTGACGATTCAAGCCCTCGTAGAATCACTGCGCGAGTAA
- a CDS encoding DNA polymerase III subunit alpha, translating to MSSGFVHLHTHSSYSPMWGIPTLEALCQAARTQGQNRLALTDTNGLYGAIRFLEVAQHEGLKPILGAELVHEAHRAVLLAKTPAGYANLCRLLSARHEESTFDFIFAVAGYRAGLIILSDDLSALKAWRKDSPKDLYVELSPGSDIQEALTFSRDNRLPPVATTRAACLHPTDFEAHRLLRAIADNTTLSRLRPEHCCAPSHWLMPPTVIERYLPHVSEALTNSRRIADDCFTDWTFKETIFPSFRQLSTEAAFESLRTKTYEGAQRRYGALSETVRHRIEAELAVIREKRYADYFLVVDEIVREAPRTCGRGSAAASIVSYCLGITHVDPIRHNLLFERFLNPGRHDPPDIDIDFPWDERSKILERVFARYGAKQAAMVANQNTLAPRAAMREIAKVYGLPAAEIGKALDLLHRRADFVNVTEDSALQTWANEVCRALQLRPPWPDILFRAGQLQGHFRHLSLHPGGVVLVPDEIRRYVPVETSASGWPVIQWEKDQTEDAGLVKIDLLGNRSLAVIRDALVAVHRNTGHLIDYELWDPISDPVTQELIRRGDTMGCFYVESPATRLLLKKLWTTMPKARRAHADVFEYLVVVSSIIRPAANVYADDFVRRSHGHPYRSWHPLLDEVLAETHGIMVYQEDVMKVAVALGGFSAHDGDQLRKILSKKHKERQLRDYQRQFYEGAAARDVHRSTTGKIWAMIMSFSGYSFCKSHSASYAQVSFKSAYLRAHYPAEFLAAVISNQGGYYSAFAYLSEGRRMGLTILPPDINASDWPYRGSDQAVRVGLMQLKALRKEFAQRIVVERQNHGAYRSLQDFLVRVNPEIAQATLLIKSGCFDSIAGELTRPALIWRLFAAQSGKPAGYLPIPPEYSAQQKLDHELELFGFPLSGHPLELFTNVVAGLSHLPARDLAQHVGKHVTLLGWMVTEKIVSTKQGEPMEFVTFEDQTGLYDATFFPDIYRRCCHLLASDQAYLVTGVVEEHFATVTVTVTRLRPLSAPDAEDTIVLEEDAGEPYTERHDTLSPDPLRHLHLDL from the coding sequence ATGTCGTCCGGCTTCGTGCATCTCCACACCCATTCATCCTATTCGCCCATGTGGGGCATCCCGACGCTTGAAGCCCTCTGTCAGGCCGCTCGAACACAGGGGCAGAACAGGCTTGCCCTCACCGATACCAACGGTCTGTATGGAGCCATCCGGTTTTTAGAGGTCGCGCAGCACGAAGGGTTGAAACCGATCCTTGGGGCTGAACTCGTTCATGAGGCACACCGGGCCGTGCTGCTGGCCAAAACGCCGGCTGGTTATGCCAATCTCTGCCGACTTCTCTCCGCTCGTCACGAGGAGAGCACCTTCGATTTCATCTTTGCGGTGGCAGGCTATCGAGCCGGGTTGATCATTCTGTCCGACGACCTGTCAGCATTAAAAGCTTGGCGCAAGGATTCCCCGAAAGATTTGTATGTCGAACTTTCTCCGGGATCGGATATCCAGGAGGCGCTCACCTTCAGCCGGGACAACAGGCTGCCGCCGGTGGCCACCACCCGCGCCGCCTGCCTTCATCCCACAGACTTCGAGGCGCATCGCCTGCTGCGCGCCATCGCCGACAACACGACATTGTCCCGGCTCCGGCCGGAGCACTGTTGTGCGCCATCCCACTGGCTCATGCCGCCGACAGTCATTGAGCGGTATCTGCCGCATGTGTCCGAAGCGCTTACCAACAGCCGGCGTATTGCCGACGACTGTTTCACCGACTGGACCTTCAAAGAAACGATCTTCCCCTCGTTCCGTCAACTTTCGACAGAAGCTGCATTTGAGTCGCTGCGCACGAAGACCTACGAGGGCGCACAGCGGCGCTATGGCGCCCTATCCGAGACGGTGCGGCACCGGATCGAAGCAGAGTTGGCGGTGATTCGAGAAAAACGCTATGCCGACTACTTTCTGGTGGTCGATGAGATTGTCCGGGAAGCGCCTCGTACCTGTGGACGAGGATCCGCAGCCGCCTCAATCGTCTCTTATTGTCTGGGCATCACCCATGTCGATCCGATTCGGCACAATCTGCTGTTCGAGCGCTTCCTGAACCCAGGCCGGCATGACCCGCCGGATATCGACATCGACTTTCCATGGGACGAACGTTCGAAGATTCTCGAACGGGTGTTTGCGCGCTATGGGGCAAAACAAGCGGCGATGGTCGCCAATCAAAATACCCTTGCCCCGCGTGCAGCCATGCGTGAGATTGCCAAGGTCTACGGCCTACCGGCCGCTGAGATCGGCAAGGCGCTGGATCTGCTTCATCGACGCGCCGATTTCGTGAATGTGACCGAGGATTCGGCCTTACAAACCTGGGCAAACGAAGTCTGTCGCGCCCTGCAATTGCGCCCACCCTGGCCGGACATTCTCTTCCGGGCCGGACAACTGCAGGGACATTTCCGCCATCTCAGCCTCCACCCCGGCGGAGTGGTCTTGGTTCCCGATGAGATCCGCCGGTATGTTCCGGTGGAAACCTCTGCTTCCGGTTGGCCCGTCATTCAATGGGAAAAAGACCAGACTGAGGATGCGGGGCTGGTCAAAATCGACCTGCTCGGCAATCGTTCCCTCGCCGTCATTCGTGATGCCCTGGTTGCCGTCCACCGCAACACCGGCCATCTGATCGACTACGAACTCTGGGATCCGATCAGCGATCCGGTCACGCAGGAATTGATCCGCCGCGGGGATACAATGGGCTGCTTCTATGTCGAGTCTCCGGCAACCAGGCTCCTGCTCAAAAAGCTGTGGACGACCATGCCGAAGGCACGCCGGGCCCACGCGGATGTCTTTGAATATCTGGTGGTCGTGTCTTCCATCATCCGTCCCGCCGCCAATGTCTATGCCGATGACTTTGTCCGCCGATCCCACGGCCATCCCTACCGCTCGTGGCATCCCTTGCTGGATGAGGTCTTGGCTGAGACGCACGGGATCATGGTCTACCAGGAAGATGTGATGAAGGTGGCGGTGGCCTTGGGCGGATTCTCCGCACACGACGGCGATCAGCTGCGCAAGATCCTCAGCAAGAAGCATAAGGAACGGCAGCTGCGAGACTATCAGCGACAGTTCTACGAAGGGGCTGCGGCACGAGACGTTCACCGATCGACGACCGGCAAGATCTGGGCCATGATCATGAGCTTTTCAGGCTATAGCTTTTGTAAGTCGCACAGTGCGAGCTACGCCCAGGTGTCCTTCAAATCGGCCTACTTGCGGGCACATTATCCGGCCGAGTTCCTGGCCGCCGTCATCAGTAACCAAGGCGGGTATTATTCGGCCTTCGCGTATCTGTCGGAGGGACGGCGCATGGGGCTCACAATCCTTCCACCGGACATCAACGCCAGCGACTGGCCCTATCGTGGATCGGACCAGGCCGTCCGGGTTGGCCTGATGCAGCTCAAAGCCTTACGCAAAGAGTTCGCTCAGAGGATTGTTGTGGAGCGGCAGAATCACGGTGCCTATCGCTCGCTACAAGATTTTCTCGTCCGAGTGAATCCTGAGATCGCCCAGGCCACGCTGCTCATCAAATCGGGCTGCTTCGATTCCATCGCCGGAGAACTGACCCGACCGGCGCTGATCTGGAGGCTCTTCGCCGCCCAGTCAGGGAAGCCTGCCGGTTATCTGCCGATTCCACCGGAGTACTCGGCTCAGCAGAAGCTCGACCATGAGCTGGAGCTGTTCGGCTTTCCCCTGAGCGGACATCCACTGGAGCTCTTTACAAACGTGGTCGCGGGCCTGTCGCATCTCCCGGCACGGGACCTGGCACAACATGTCGGGAAGCACGTGACCCTCCTCGGTTGGATGGTAACGGAGAAAATCGTGTCCACGAAGCAAGGCGAGCCGATGGAGTTTGTCACCTTTGAAGATCAGACCGGCCTGTATGATGCCACCTTTTTTCCCGACATCTACCGGCGGTGCTGCCACCTCCTCGCCTCAGATCAGGCCTACCTCGTCACCGGTGTGGTGGAAGAACATTTTGCGACCGTGACGGTCACAGTCACACGACTTCGCCCCTTATCCGCTCCCGACGCAGAGGATACCATCGTACTTGAGGAGGACGCGGGAGAACCGTACACTGAGCGGCATGACACTCTCTCCCCTGATCCGCTTCGGCACCTCCACCTGGACCTATGA
- a CDS encoding 4Fe-4S binding protein — MSPVASPPTPPLQLITIDRRAEDHHSSCKVPAPSTQGPTKRHTYRMMALASVHAYIAFHLISWHVFGIELWGKTAMMGVPSLAKGTINAASIMVLLILGSILIWGRGFCGWACHMRGAIEFADWILRKLKVRRYLALREKNILVNTPHRWLLRIGALFVLLLPVIILIHNVGFTPKVNVMTPPPIADLPGYEGKAFAKAAFFNFEIKPTWNDFLLAFGLAVFIQFTMSVLLNLRYGQGAFCRILCPYATMMVPLMNISPVQKKITRVAQCTGCRDCSNACPQGIDVSREIFHFNGKVVNTECIKCYACIDACDDNVLQDTAAPGMPQTDRLKPYEKRPWQQELIRKDGLLTNARHMQVFEPLGPVADFSSMIVALICGGITSRFGGFWFYPGAIISFIVFRECCLRVQRWRAAERIQTSIVSVKS; from the coding sequence ATGAGTCCTGTTGCCTCTCCACCTACACCGCCGCTCCAACTCATCACCATCGATCGCCGCGCAGAAGACCATCACAGCTCCTGCAAAGTTCCCGCTCCAAGCACACAGGGGCCGACAAAACGCCATACCTACCGCATGATGGCGTTAGCCTCGGTGCATGCCTACATCGCGTTTCACCTTATTTCATGGCATGTCTTCGGGATCGAACTGTGGGGCAAGACGGCCATGATGGGTGTGCCCTCCTTGGCCAAAGGAACCATCAACGCGGCCTCGATCATGGTCCTGCTGATCCTGGGTTCCATCCTGATCTGGGGGCGTGGATTCTGTGGCTGGGCCTGCCACATGCGCGGCGCGATCGAATTTGCCGATTGGATTCTTCGTAAGTTGAAGGTCCGCCGGTATCTCGCCCTCCGAGAGAAGAATATTCTGGTCAACACCCCTCACCGCTGGCTCCTGAGAATCGGGGCTCTGTTCGTCCTCCTCCTGCCGGTCATCATTCTGATTCACAACGTCGGATTCACGCCCAAAGTCAATGTGATGACTCCACCGCCTATTGCAGACTTGCCAGGGTACGAAGGTAAGGCATTCGCCAAGGCCGCCTTCTTCAATTTCGAAATCAAGCCGACATGGAATGATTTTCTGCTGGCCTTCGGGTTGGCGGTCTTTATTCAGTTCACCATGAGCGTCCTGTTGAATCTGCGCTACGGCCAAGGCGCATTCTGCCGAATTCTCTGCCCCTATGCCACGATGATGGTCCCGCTCATGAACATCTCCCCGGTTCAAAAAAAGATCACACGCGTGGCTCAGTGCACCGGCTGCCGGGATTGCAGCAACGCCTGCCCCCAGGGTATCGATGTCAGCCGCGAAATTTTTCATTTCAACGGCAAGGTGGTGAACACGGAATGCATCAAGTGCTACGCCTGCATCGATGCCTGCGATGACAACGTGCTTCAGGATACGGCGGCGCCGGGCATGCCGCAAACCGATCGCTTAAAGCCGTATGAAAAACGCCCCTGGCAGCAGGAATTGATTCGAAAAGACGGGCTGCTTACCAATGCCAGACACATGCAGGTGTTCGAACCCCTCGGACCCGTTGCTGATTTCTCATCGATGATCGTGGCGTTGATTTGCGGAGGCATCACGTCCCGCTTCGGAGGCTTCTGGTTTTACCCCGGAGCCATTATCTCGTTTATTGTATTCCGGGAATGTTGTTTGCGCGTGCAGCGATGGCGGGCTGCGGAGAGAATCCAGACATCCATCGTATCCGTCAAATCGTGA
- a CDS encoding Gfo/Idh/MocA family oxidoreductase codes for MSHKPDVPLGIGLIGVGHHGSRYAKHLLQDLPEARLAAVSRRRTAGGHGLASAPAVPCYHDYHELIADPQVAAVVVVTPPELNREICLAVVQAQKALLVEKPLAISATDARVIAQAALKSGQIMMTAQTLRFDVAVGLLRERQAQIGALQYLSLASRMEPHGMSEDGRGFGGRGCLLETGIHLLDLARVLTGDEIHTVSCEMDVVPPVAAERRVLGRLTTLSGLVCLVDVSRVSSGRVGRVELIGSEGQLSADWCGQRVAQVSARHGAGNWSSIAEPTVLGTLRAFVRSVRTGLPPPVTIEDGKRAVEIAEACYASARQGGRVVPVEYE; via the coding sequence ATGTCTCACAAACCGGATGTACCCCTTGGAATCGGACTGATCGGCGTCGGTCATCATGGCAGCCGCTACGCCAAGCATCTTCTGCAGGACTTGCCCGAAGCACGTCTGGCGGCGGTCAGCCGTCGTCGAACCGCCGGGGGGCATGGTCTGGCATCCGCGCCGGCCGTGCCCTGTTACCACGACTATCACGAGTTGATCGCGGATCCTCAGGTGGCGGCTGTGGTCGTCGTGACTCCGCCGGAACTCAATCGGGAGATCTGCCTGGCTGTGGTACAGGCGCAGAAAGCCCTGTTGGTTGAGAAGCCGTTGGCGATATCGGCAACCGACGCCCGTGTCATTGCACAGGCCGCGCTGAAAAGCGGGCAGATCATGATGACTGCGCAGACGTTACGGTTTGATGTCGCCGTGGGGCTGCTGCGTGAGCGACAGGCACAGATCGGCGCCCTCCAATATCTGAGCCTGGCCAGTCGCATGGAGCCTCATGGGATGAGTGAAGACGGGCGGGGATTCGGCGGACGCGGCTGTTTGCTCGAGACCGGCATTCATCTCTTGGACCTGGCTCGTGTCTTAACTGGAGACGAGATTCATACGGTGTCTTGTGAGATGGACGTGGTGCCGCCGGTTGCCGCAGAGCGTCGGGTTCTCGGCCGTTTGACGACTCTTAGCGGTCTGGTGTGCCTTGTGGATGTGTCGCGGGTGTCGTCCGGACGGGTCGGGCGAGTCGAGTTGATCGGAAGCGAAGGGCAGTTATCGGCGGACTGGTGCGGGCAGCGAGTGGCGCAGGTCTCTGCCAGGCATGGGGCCGGCAACTGGTCGAGCATTGCGGAGCCGACCGTGCTCGGGACGCTCCGCGCCTTTGTGAGATCCGTGCGCACCGGCTTGCCGCCTCCGGTGACGATCGAAGACGGCAAGCGCGCGGTGGAAATTGCTGAGGCCTGTTACGCTTCGGCCAGGCAGGGTGGCCGGGTTGTGCCGGTCGAGTACGAGTAA
- a CDS encoding Lrp/AsnC ligand binding domain-containing protein translates to MATKAYILIKVKAGKGKPVLSALKSIAGVEQIHACFGQPDIFVFINVADERALSDVVITRIHAIEGVEETDTHIVAET, encoded by the coding sequence ATGGCAACGAAAGCGTACATTCTCATCAAGGTCAAGGCAGGCAAAGGCAAACCGGTGCTCAGCGCCCTGAAAAGCATTGCCGGCGTGGAACAAATTCACGCTTGTTTCGGCCAACCCGACATTTTTGTCTTCATCAATGTGGCGGACGAACGGGCGCTCTCGGATGTCGTGATTACACGCATTCACGCGATCGAGGGCGTGGAAGAAACCGACACGCACATCGTGGCGGAAACGTAG
- a CDS encoding DUF423 domain-containing protein, with the protein MAVSARSFRFVCLGGLFAATSVAAGAFGAHALKSILDPSMLAVYETAARYQMYHALGLFVVAWLVRETDDSLAVKAGWLFCTGILLFSGSLYIVALAGIKWMGALTPLGGVSFISGWACVAWTAWRAGRVQ; encoded by the coding sequence ATGGCCGTGTCGGCGCGCTCGTTCAGGTTTGTGTGTCTCGGCGGCCTGTTTGCTGCAACATCCGTGGCCGCAGGTGCCTTCGGCGCCCATGCGCTCAAGTCGATTCTGGATCCCTCCATGCTTGCCGTCTATGAAACGGCGGCACGCTACCAAATGTACCATGCTCTCGGCCTGTTTGTCGTAGCCTGGCTGGTTCGTGAGACGGACGATTCGCTGGCGGTGAAGGCCGGTTGGCTCTTTTGCACCGGAATTCTCCTGTTCAGCGGCAGTTTGTATATCGTAGCGCTGGCGGGAATCAAGTGGATGGGGGCGTTGACTCCCCTCGGCGGTGTCTCCTTTATTTCCGGATGGGCCTGTGTGGCCTGGACCGCCTGGCGAGCGGGACGTGTTCAGTGA
- the lexA gene encoding repressor LexA: MSPEEFKRARLALGLTQQALADQLKRKRLAIARYEGGTRTIPGVVEVALQSFAQSSRIPLVGVVAAGDPVEPIPQTERIEVPKSMLGRGETFALRVKGTSMRDDGILPGDVVVVQKQDVARNGQTVIALLNGEATIKTYHRTAGVIELHPANEAMTPILVHETDTFHIEGIVVGVIRHLKR, from the coding sequence ATGAGCCCTGAAGAATTCAAACGCGCCAGATTGGCTCTCGGTCTCACCCAACAAGCCCTTGCGGACCAGCTCAAACGCAAGCGGCTCGCCATTGCTCGCTATGAAGGCGGGACACGCACAATCCCCGGCGTCGTCGAAGTGGCGCTGCAATCCTTCGCACAGTCATCCCGGATTCCGCTCGTCGGGGTTGTGGCTGCAGGCGATCCCGTCGAACCCATCCCTCAAACCGAACGCATTGAGGTCCCCAAGAGCATGCTCGGGCGAGGAGAAACCTTTGCTTTGCGGGTCAAGGGAACCTCCATGCGCGACGACGGCATTCTCCCCGGCGATGTGGTCGTCGTACAGAAACAAGATGTGGCTCGAAACGGCCAAACCGTGATTGCCCTTTTGAACGGCGAGGCCACGATCAAGACCTATCACCGTACAGCAGGCGTAATCGAGTTGCACCCGGCCAACGAAGCCATGACGCCTATCCTGGTGCACGAAACCGACACGTTTCACATTGAGGGCATTGTCGTCGGCGTGATCCGGCATCTGAAACGCTAG
- a CDS encoding dienelactone hydrolase family protein translates to MTTQAAPFSLDQIGTGTARFPSGMAIPTATDAMVDPYIRTRVSKDVQVECIEFWPQDKTAYPGIVLLHDWWGLNSQITDLGARLACEGYGVIIPKLYGRLGGMVTANNEVAEALMAKCNEKLLLQDINTCCEYLNTTQHIKRNIHGVVGFGMGASLAIRFACQRKRLRAAVAYYGKVTAPDQLPNMMSPLLYHQAEQDTWATQQDVDHLRAAASQGKRIEIKTYPGASHAFCDETRPAGYQAEATAQAWDATVAFLKSSFQGT, encoded by the coding sequence ATGACTACTCAGGCAGCACCCTTTTCACTGGACCAGATCGGAACCGGCACGGCTCGCTTCCCGAGTGGTATGGCAATTCCCACCGCGACGGATGCCATGGTGGATCCGTACATCCGCACGCGCGTAAGCAAAGACGTGCAGGTGGAATGTATCGAGTTCTGGCCGCAAGATAAGACCGCCTACCCTGGTATCGTGCTGTTGCATGACTGGTGGGGCCTGAACTCTCAGATCACAGACCTCGGCGCCAGATTGGCCTGCGAAGGCTACGGGGTGATCATTCCCAAGTTATACGGGCGGCTGGGCGGGATGGTCACGGCCAACAACGAGGTGGCCGAAGCACTCATGGCCAAGTGCAATGAAAAGCTGCTGCTGCAGGACATCAACACCTGCTGCGAATATCTTAATACCACCCAACACATCAAGCGCAATATCCATGGCGTCGTCGGATTCGGGATGGGTGCCAGTCTGGCAATCCGGTTCGCCTGCCAACGCAAGCGGCTGCGAGCCGCCGTCGCCTATTACGGAAAGGTCACCGCTCCCGACCAGCTTCCAAATATGATGAGTCCGTTGCTCTATCACCAAGCCGAACAGGACACCTGGGCGACGCAGCAGGATGTCGATCATCTCCGGGCCGCCGCAAGCCAAGGGAAGCGCATCGAGATCAAGACCTACCCCGGGGCCTCTCACGCCTTCTGTGACGAGACACGTCCGGCCGGCTACCAGGCAGAGGCCACGGCGCAGGCATGGGACGCCACCGTCGCATTTCTCAAATCGTCATTTCAGGGAACATAG